The region CCCCTATGCCTACATGAGGCACTTGCTGACTGAACTGCCCCGATGCCAAACCGCCGATCAAATCGAAAAACTCGTGCCCCACAAAATTGATTCCAAGATTTTAAGGTAAGGTGTAGGGTGGGTTTGGTGATCGCTTACGGGACAAAGATGGTGTGATGAATTTGATCCGCAAGGGACACATCATCGCAACGCCGACTGATACCATTAAGGATCCCTATATCCTCGATTTTCTCGGCCTGCCTGACTCTTCAAAATTCCATGAAAGAAATCTGGAAACGGCAATTATTGATAATCTGCAGTCGTTTCTTCTTGAGCTTGGAAAGGGGTTCGCTTTCATCGGGCGACAAAGGCGCCTACAATTTGATGACAACTTTTTCTACATCGATCTAGTTTTCTATAACTGCATTTTGAAATGCTATCTCTTGATCGATTTAAAAATTGGCGAATTAACCCATCAAGATGTCGGACAGATGGATAGCTATGTCAGAATGTTTGATGAGAGATACCGTACTGAAGGAGACAACCCAAGTATTGGCTTAATTCTTTGTACTAAGAAAAATGAAACGATTGCTCATTATTCGATACTGAAAGATAGCAAGCAGCTTTTTGCGTCCAAGTACATGCTCTATTTGCCCACAGAAGAGGAATTGCGTCAGGAAATCAATCGGGAGCGGAGATTGATTGAAAGCAGAAGCATTCCTCTTCCTAAAAAAGTTTTAGCAAAGAGAAACAAGAGGCGAAGCAAAAAGATAAAATAACAAACAAAATTTTATGACAGAAGAAAATGAACTTATTGAAATTATCTTATTTTTTATTCCCTCCTGCCGGATTCAGAATGACACCTTACAAATAAGTGGAAACTCAATCACTAATCGGCTAACAGCTGAAAGGATATGGAGGTTCTAACCAGTAAGCGTGCCATGGCCAAACGGGCCGGGGTGATGAGTTTTTTTACTTTCTTAAGCCGCATAACGGGGTTGGCACGAGACACGGCGATTGCCTATTTTTTGGGGGCGAGGGAAGCCGCCGATGCCTTTTATGTGGCCTTTCGTATTCCCAATCTGTTGCGGCGCTTGTTTGCCGAAGGTAATTTGACCGTTTCCTTTGTTCCCATTTTTACCGAATATCTCAAAAAATCTGAAAGCGAAGCCAAGCGGGTGAGTGACATAACCTTTACCTACTTAACTTTGTTTCTCATTTTATTAGCGGTAAGTGGAGTGGTAGGGGCGAGTTGGTTTGTTAAAGCAACGGCTTATGGTTTTAATCAAAACCCCGAAAAATTTGCCTTAACCGTTGCCCTTACTCGAATTACCTTTCCTTATATTTTAACGATCAGCCTTGCGGCCTTGTGTATGGGCATCCTCAATGCGCGCTTTCGTTTTGGGCCCAGCGCCGCCAGCCCCATTTTTATGAATTTGGGGATTATTCTCTTTGCCTTTGGTTTTCAAAAATTTTTTGATCTGCCCAGCGTGGCCATTAGTTGGGGTGTGTTGTTGGGGGGCGCCTTACAGCTATTGGTGCAAATTCCCTACCTCATTAAAGAGGGTTTTTTGTTTAAGCCTTCGTTTAATTTATTGCACCCCGGGGTTCGGCGGATTGGTAAATTAATGGTGCCAAGTATTATTGGTTCAGCGGTGTATCAAATCAATATTTTTGCCATTACTTTTATGGCCTCTTATTTACCCACCGGCAGTGTGAGTTTTCTTTGGTATGCCGACCGAATTGTAGAATTTCCGATGGGGGTTTTTGCTATTTCGTTTGCTACGGTGGCTTTGCCTTCTTTTTCTCACTTGGTGGCAGAGCAAAAGACTGATGCTTTGAAAAAAAGTTTACGCGATGCTTTAAGTCTTAATTGGTTTATCAATATTCCCGCAAGTGTAGGTATTGCGGCTATTGCCTTGCCCATTGTGGTGTTGCTCTTTCAGCGGGGTGGGTTTGACGCCGAGGCCTCTCATCAAACTGCTCGAACGGTTCAATACTTTGTGTTGGGCCTACCCTTTGTGAGTGCCAATCGTATCCTCACTGCCTTTTTTTATTCAGTACAAGAATCGCGCAAACCCGTGATTGCCGCAGTGGCGGCTATGATCGTTAATATTGCGGTGGGTTATTCACTCAAAGATACATGGTTACATTATGGTTTGGCCTTTGGGGTGGCGATGGGGTCGGTGACTAATTTCATTGGGCTTATTTGGCTATTACATCGGCAAGTAGGCGCTTTGGGTTTAGGCCAGCTAGGGTTGCCTATTTTCAAGATGAGCTTAGCTTCGGCCTTCATGTGGCTGGGTTTATGGGGCGCTGAAAATCAACTCATTCGATTTTCTTTCTCTGGGCTTTGGGGGCATTTGATCTTGGTGCTTTTACTGATGGCCCTGGGGGTATTGATTTATTTAGCCTGCGCCTTACTTTTTAAGATAGAAGAATTAACCCCCGTTTTAAGGCGCCTTAAACGCAATAACTAATAGTATTGCTTGATAGTTTTGTTGCTTCCGATTAAACGGATTATCCATGTCTGAAGAAAATCAATATTATTTACAACGCAAAGAAAAGGCCCAGCAGTTAGCAGAAAAGGGCATCAACCCTTACCCCAATGGGTTAAAGCCAAGCCATCCCTTAGGTGAATTGGTCAGGGCTTACAATGATAAAACCAAAGAAGAACTTGAACAAAGCAAAGTTCAAGTTCAAGTGGCAGGGAGGGTGTTATTGATTCGTTCTTTTGGTAAGGCGGCGTTTATCACCCTGCGGGATCGTAGTGGCGACCTGCAGTGTTATGTTCGTAAAGATCAAGTGCCCGAAACAGAATTTGAAGTCTTTAAAACCCTTGATATGGGCGACTTTGCTTATTGTGAGGGGTATTTATTTCGCACCAAAACCAATGAACTCAGTGTGCATGTCGAGCATTTTCATTTAGCCGGCAAAGGCTTAAGAAATCTTCCGGAAAAATGGCATGGGCTCACCGACATTGAGGCCCGCTATCGGCAGCGTTATGTTGATTTGATTGTCAACCCTGGTGTGAAAGATGTTTTTCGCAAGCGCGCCCAAATCATTGCCGAGATGCGCAAATTTTTTATCGAACGCGATTTTCTCGAATGTGAAACTCCCATGATGCATCCCATTCCCGGTGGGGCTAAAGCAAAACCCTTTGTGACCCATCACAATGCGTTAGGTATGGACCTCTATTTAAGAATAGCCCCCGAGCTTTATTTGAAACGCTTGGTAGTGGGTGGCTTTGAACGAGTTTTTGAGGTCAATCGCAATTTTCGGAACGAAGGCATTAGCATTCAACATAACCCTGAATTTACCATGTTAGAATTTTATCAAGCCTATGCCACTTATGAAGATTTGATGACCCTAACCGAAGACTTGTTAGAAAAGTTAGCCACAACCATTGTGGGTAGCAGCAGCGTGACTTATCAAGGCGAAGTTTTACAATTTAAAAAACCTTTTAAGCGGCTACCCCTTTATCAATCACTGCTTGAAATAGGCAAGGTGCCACCCGAAATCATGGGCTCACGCGAAAAGGCCCTGCAATTTGCCGAAGCCAAAAACATCAAGCTCACTAGCCCCAAAGAAAGCCTGCCCGTTTTGTTAACCGAAATTTTTGAAGACATCGTAGAACCCAAACTCATTCAACCCATGTTTATTACCCATTATCCAACCGAAGTGTCGCCGCTGTCCCGCCGCAATGCCCAAGATCCCGATCTCACCGATCGTTTTGAATTATTTATTTTTGGTCGTGAAATTGCCAATGGCTTTAGCGAATTAAACGACCCGGTCGATCAACGCGGGCGTTTTTTAGAACAACTTAAAGCCAAAGAAGCCGGTGATGAAGAAGCGATGGGGCTCGATGAAGATTTTATCAATGCTTTGGAATATGGCATGCCCCCCACCGCAGGCGAGGGTATTGGCATTGATCGATTGGTGATGTTATTAACCGACCAACCTTCGATTCGTGATGTGATCTTGTTTCCTCACATGAGGCATAAATAGCTCGTCATGAAAATTGAGCGCTATCTAGCTAAAAAAATCTTACTCGGTAAAAAACAATCGAAAATTCTTTCTTTCTTATCGTGGATGGCCATTTTAGGTGTGGGGGTTAGTTGTGGGGCCTTCTTTTTTATTCAAGCGGTCATGGGTGGTTTTTTTAGTGATATTCAAAAAAAAGTCATTGGGTTTAATGCCCACTTGGTGATGGAACTAAGCAGCAACGGTGCAAGCCAACCTATCTTAAACACGATTCAAAAACTTTATCCCGAGGCAAAGCTGGCCTTTTATCAAGAGGCCGAAGGGATATTGCAATCGGTTTTCAGTGAAGGTGATAGCGGGCAGGGCGTTTATATTCGTGCGATCGATTTGGCAAAGCCAGGCACTTATGCTGACATGAACCTTCGCTTTTATCGCGGTTTAAGTTGGGAAGATTTAGGCAAAACCATCGAAGGTTTGCCCACTGTGATCGTGGGCGAAGAACTTGCCAATCAAATGGGTTTGGCCCCAGAACTTTTAGAAGAAGTCGATCTTATTTATCCATTCTCCGATGTCGACCCCTCGGGGGAGGCTATTCCTTCGATTAAACAATTTCGTTTGATCGGTACTTTTCGCACCGGGTATCTCAATTATGATGGTAAATACCTCATGGTTTCTGCCCAAAACACAAAAAGTTTTTTTGAAGAAGATTTGCCTTGGCAAGTGGCCTTATGGTTTCCCAATCCCGATCAAGCGCCTGCTGCCAAGAAAAAATTGGCCCAATTACCTGAATTAAAAAATATTCAAACCTGGCAAGAAATGAACACCAAACTATTTCATGCGTTAAAATTAGAACGCTTAGCCATGCAGATTGTTTTGGTCATGATGGTGGTGTTTGCGTCTTTTAATATTGTGTCGATGCTCACCCTCATGGTGGCCGAATATTTCCCAGACATAGCAGTTTGGAAATCTTTGGGCCTGCCATCAACCAAGGCGGCAGGCGTGTTTAAACAGGTGGGGCTTTTTATTGGCATTGTTGGTTCTTGTGTGGGGCTCATTTTAGGTTGGGGAGCGGTTTTATTGGTGCAGTGGGGGCATATTCAATTGCCTCAACCTTACGACATTGAAACGCTGCCTGCGATGGTGCATCTGCCGTTGATTTTGATAACCCTTTGCCTTGGCCCGGTAGTGAGCATGTTGGCCGCCATTCTGCCCGCCCGCCAAACCGCACGTTTAAATGTCATGGATGCCCTGCGTTATGAATAAATTGAAGATTTTTTTTAATCTGCCGTTACGCAAAGGCCCCTTTCGGTTGGTGACAGCTATTGCAGTGGGTGGCGTTGCCTTAGCGGTGATGGTTTTATTGGTTACTCAGTCGGTGGTGCAGGGGGTTGAAAAATCTTTTTACAAGGCCTTGTTGGGGTTCAATGCCCATTTGGTGGTGTTTAACCCGCTGACTTGGCAATCCGATCCCGACTTGGCAGATCAAATTGCCGCCCATCTAGGTGACTCTTTACAGGCCACCACCCCTTATCTTTATTTAGAGGGGATCCTCGCTCACCAAGGCAAAAAGAAAGGCGTGAGTATTAAAGGGGTCGAGTCAAAAACTTTTCATCAGGTTTACGATGTCAATATTTTCTCTCATTTAACCCCGCCAAAACTTTCTTCCGTTCCAGCCATTTTTAATGCTACCGATGGCAGTAGGCCGGTGATCTTAGGCTCTAAGCTAGCGAGGGAGTTGGGTATTCAAGAGCCAGGGCAATCCCTTAAAATTTTTCTTCCGCAAAAAGATACAAAACTTAAATTAAATGCTTTTCGTTCTTTAACCGTCGTTGGTTTTTTTGAGTCTGGCTATTATGAATACGATGCCAATGTCGCCCTCATGCCTTTGGCCACTTTACAAAACATGGT is a window of Deltaproteobacteria bacterium DNA encoding:
- the murJ gene encoding murein biosynthesis integral membrane protein MurJ — protein: MEVLTSKRAMAKRAGVMSFFTFLSRITGLARDTAIAYFLGAREAADAFYVAFRIPNLLRRLFAEGNLTVSFVPIFTEYLKKSESEAKRVSDITFTYLTLFLILLAVSGVVGASWFVKATAYGFNQNPEKFALTVALTRITFPYILTISLAALCMGILNARFRFGPSAASPIFMNLGIILFAFGFQKFFDLPSVAISWGVLLGGALQLLVQIPYLIKEGFLFKPSFNLLHPGVRRIGKLMVPSIIGSAVYQINIFAITFMASYLPTGSVSFLWYADRIVEFPMGVFAISFATVALPSFSHLVAEQKTDALKKSLRDALSLNWFINIPASVGIAAIALPIVVLLFQRGGFDAEASHQTARTVQYFVLGLPFVSANRILTAFFYSVQESRKPVIAAVAAMIVNIAVGYSLKDTWLHYGLAFGVAMGSVTNFIGLIWLLHRQVGALGLGQLGLPIFKMSLASAFMWLGLWGAENQLIRFSFSGLWGHLILVLLLMALGVLIYLACALLFKIEELTPVLRRLKRNN
- a CDS encoding ABC transporter permease, producing MNKLKIFFNLPLRKGPFRLVTAIAVGGVALAVMVLLVTQSVVQGVEKSFYKALLGFNAHLVVFNPLTWQSDPDLADQIAAHLGDSLQATTPYLYLEGILAHQGKKKGVSIKGVESKTFHQVYDVNIFSHLTPPKLSSVPAIFNATDGSRPVILGSKLARELGIQEPGQSLKIFLPQKDTKLKLNAFRSLTVVGFFESGYYEYDANVALMPLATLQNMVGVQDKITGIEMKLRDPMQSMQFAKKLEEDLGSSYRVLSWMQLNGELFSALRLEKKVFFFIMGALVLIACFNILGVLVLMIHERKREISILRALGLNMRRVKNIFGWIGVYLGLFGLVFGFIFAGIVLFSLKHWLVLPVSAEVYMVDKIPVAFSYAMALLVVGWTLLLAYFAGRLALFRLKNLRVEF
- the lysS gene encoding lysine--tRNA ligase gives rise to the protein MSEENQYYLQRKEKAQQLAEKGINPYPNGLKPSHPLGELVRAYNDKTKEELEQSKVQVQVAGRVLLIRSFGKAAFITLRDRSGDLQCYVRKDQVPETEFEVFKTLDMGDFAYCEGYLFRTKTNELSVHVEHFHLAGKGLRNLPEKWHGLTDIEARYRQRYVDLIVNPGVKDVFRKRAQIIAEMRKFFIERDFLECETPMMHPIPGGAKAKPFVTHHNALGMDLYLRIAPELYLKRLVVGGFERVFEVNRNFRNEGISIQHNPEFTMLEFYQAYATYEDLMTLTEDLLEKLATTIVGSSSVTYQGEVLQFKKPFKRLPLYQSLLEIGKVPPEIMGSREKALQFAEAKNIKLTSPKESLPVLLTEIFEDIVEPKLIQPMFITHYPTEVSPLSRRNAQDPDLTDRFELFIFGREIANGFSELNDPVDQRGRFLEQLKAKEAGDEEAMGLDEDFINALEYGMPPTAGEGIGIDRLVMLLTDQPSIRDVILFPHMRHK
- a CDS encoding ABC transporter permease, which translates into the protein MKIERYLAKKILLGKKQSKILSFLSWMAILGVGVSCGAFFFIQAVMGGFFSDIQKKVIGFNAHLVMELSSNGASQPILNTIQKLYPEAKLAFYQEAEGILQSVFSEGDSGQGVYIRAIDLAKPGTYADMNLRFYRGLSWEDLGKTIEGLPTVIVGEELANQMGLAPELLEEVDLIYPFSDVDPSGEAIPSIKQFRLIGTFRTGYLNYDGKYLMVSAQNTKSFFEEDLPWQVALWFPNPDQAPAAKKKLAQLPELKNIQTWQEMNTKLFHALKLERLAMQIVLVMMVVFASFNIVSMLTLMVAEYFPDIAVWKSLGLPSTKAAGVFKQVGLFIGIVGSCVGLILGWGAVLLVQWGHIQLPQPYDIETLPAMVHLPLILITLCLGPVVSMLAAILPARQTARLNVMDALRYE
- a CDS encoding DUF1016 domain-containing protein, with the translated sequence MNLIRKGHIIATPTDTIKDPYILDFLGLPDSSKFHERNLETAIIDNLQSFLLELGKGFAFIGRQRRLQFDDNFFYIDLVFYNCILKCYLLIDLKIGELTHQDVGQMDSYVRMFDERYRTEGDNPSIGLILCTKKNETIAHYSILKDSKQLFASKYMLYLPTEEELRQEINRERRLIESRSIPLPKKVLAKRNKRRSKKIK